Proteins from one Erysipelothrix larvae genomic window:
- the alr gene encoding alanine racemase codes for MTIDLDAITNNIKLYESVTNKTVFGVVKANAYGHGDIMIARHLESLGIRVLCVSSLDEALHLYKHGITADILIFGPTDPQAIALYHKPQFIYTLTSMEYFKRLSDDMQQVRFHIEVNTGMNRLGFKEVEEIKEVLDTTPHIIEGIYTHFSSADEVSDFTDTQAKRFESILNTLDYPFKWIHAGNSHGSISYQNPSVNAQRIGIGMYGYVEPNMFEAFSLKLKLAMKLETMIVHIDSLRKGEPVGYNRTFHADQDMLFGTLPIGYADGLNPLNQRLPFKVGKRNMPILGKICMDQTMIQVNSSDSVGDWVEIVGPNRSLYEIAQHTDTIPYVVMAQLNDRITRKYVSHGEVIATINIQNN; via the coding sequence ATGACAATTGATCTTGATGCAATCACAAATAATATAAAACTTTACGAATCTGTTACTAACAAAACTGTATTTGGTGTTGTGAAAGCGAATGCGTATGGTCATGGCGACATTATGATTGCGCGTCATTTAGAATCTCTAGGAATTCGTGTTCTCTGCGTTTCTTCACTCGATGAAGCACTTCATTTATATAAACATGGCATTACAGCTGATATTCTCATCTTTGGTCCCACTGATCCACAGGCAATTGCGCTGTATCATAAACCACAGTTTATCTATACTTTAACCTCTATGGAATACTTCAAACGATTAAGCGACGATATGCAGCAAGTGCGCTTTCATATTGAAGTGAATACTGGAATGAATCGACTTGGATTTAAAGAAGTGGAAGAAATCAAAGAAGTATTGGATACAACACCCCATATTATCGAAGGTATTTATACACATTTTTCCAGTGCTGATGAAGTCAGTGACTTTACTGACACACAAGCAAAACGCTTTGAATCAATTCTTAATACACTTGATTATCCATTCAAGTGGATTCATGCAGGAAACTCTCACGGATCGATTTCATATCAAAACCCATCTGTTAATGCTCAGCGCATTGGTATTGGGATGTATGGATATGTTGAACCAAATATGTTTGAAGCATTCAGTTTGAAACTGAAATTAGCGATGAAGCTTGAAACCATGATTGTCCATATTGACTCGCTACGAAAAGGGGAGCCGGTTGGCTATAATCGAACATTTCATGCTGATCAAGACATGCTCTTTGGGACCCTTCCAATTGGATATGCAGATGGTTTGAATCCATTGAATCAACGCTTACCCTTCAAGGTAGGAAAAAGAAATATGCCAATCTTGGGAAAAATCTGCATGGATCAAACCATGATTCAAGTAAACAGTTCAGACTCAGTTGGTGATTGGGTTGAAATCGTTGGGCCCAATCGATCACTCTATGAGATTGCTCAGCATACTGATACAATTCCTTATGTTGTCATGGCTCAGCTCAATGATCGTATTACACGGAAGTACGTGTCACACGGTGAAGTCATCGCAACCATTAACATCCAAAACAACTAA
- a CDS encoding DNA recombination protein RmuC — protein sequence MTIITVGSVIILGLLLLLVIQRASSKQQDLMNQRFQQFEDRLEDRFIRLEDQQRTFERVSNAQLLTFFDQLSSSVHKDLQETSNVIETKFNMLDMKVNQRLNEGFEKTNETFTNIVERLGKIDEAQKKIDALSTDIVSLQDVLTDKKARGTFGEVQLYQILSAVFGEKNDAIYQMQKGLSTGVRADAIIYAPEPLGTIAVDSKFPLENYRRLVDESPNSDQAVKLRKDFSNDCKRHIDAISSKYIIVNETSDQAFMFVPAEAVYAYINAYMQDVLVYAQKKRVWIVSPTTFMSTLTLLQTMLVNIERDKYAAIIQKELRLLMVEFDRYKTRWDSLSNHIDQVNKDVKDIHVTTHKITQRFESIASVEGVKEISED from the coding sequence ATGACAATAATAACTGTGGGTAGTGTCATTATTTTAGGGTTGTTGCTCTTATTGGTCATTCAAAGAGCATCTTCAAAACAACAGGACTTAATGAATCAAAGGTTCCAACAATTCGAAGATCGCTTGGAAGATCGGTTTATCCGTTTGGAAGATCAACAACGAACGTTTGAACGTGTCAGTAATGCGCAACTGCTAACATTTTTTGACCAACTTTCCAGCTCAGTACATAAGGATTTACAGGAAACAAGTAATGTAATTGAGACGAAATTTAATATGTTGGATATGAAGGTGAATCAGCGATTAAATGAAGGTTTTGAGAAAACAAACGAAACGTTTACGAATATTGTGGAGCGACTTGGAAAAATTGATGAAGCGCAAAAGAAAATCGATGCTTTATCTACGGATATTGTGTCGCTTCAAGATGTATTAACCGACAAGAAAGCGCGGGGTACCTTTGGTGAAGTGCAATTGTATCAAATATTAAGTGCTGTATTTGGGGAGAAAAATGATGCAATCTATCAAATGCAAAAAGGGTTATCCACAGGTGTGCGTGCAGATGCAATTATTTATGCACCAGAGCCTTTAGGGACCATAGCTGTGGATTCAAAGTTTCCGCTGGAGAATTATCGACGGTTAGTTGATGAGTCACCCAATAGCGACCAAGCAGTTAAACTGAGAAAAGATTTCTCAAATGATTGTAAGAGACATATTGATGCGATTTCTTCAAAGTATATTATTGTAAACGAAACATCGGACCAAGCATTTATGTTTGTCCCTGCAGAAGCTGTGTATGCTTATATTAATGCGTACATGCAAGATGTTCTTGTATATGCACAAAAGAAAAGAGTGTGGATTGTGTCGCCAACTACATTCATGAGTACACTGACGTTGCTTCAAACAATGTTAGTTAATATAGAGCGTGATAAATATGCTGCAATTATTCAAAAAGAACTGAGGTTACTCATGGTAGAATTTGATCGCTACAAGACACGATGGGATTCGTTAAGTAATCATATTGACCAAGTTAATAAGGATGTAAAAGACATTCATGTCACAACACACAAGATAACACAACGCTTTGAATCAATTGCTTCAGTTGAAGGTGTTAAGGAAATTAGTGAGGACTAA
- a CDS encoding patatin-like phospholipase family protein: protein MSVGIALSGGGIKSFSQLPVLEALHKKGINIDYYAGTSMGAAIAALAASGLELEVMIPLALEVEELLLKQRVFSRPSLRMLPFSKNKIHAGYVDGEVIETIIDPIFQEHGISNIRDVKVPLAIPSVDILTGKLIVFVSHPELFNAHKDWIVISDVKLSLAVRASCSFPFIISAVPYDNYLLTDGGVKMNLPLDLVEAYGATKTVAVTMHQDSDFTEYDRIQPLANRVMDLMAGSKDELVVGRADVHINIPLNDIWVFDIGKGIDTITAGEQIMEEYQKSLETLIKKPTFWEKLFNLV, encoded by the coding sequence ATGTCAGTTGGAATTGCATTATCGGGTGGTGGAATAAAGTCCTTTTCACAACTTCCTGTGCTTGAAGCGTTGCATAAAAAAGGCATCAATATTGATTACTATGCTGGCACCTCAATGGGTGCCGCTATTGCTGCACTTGCAGCAAGTGGTCTAGAGCTTGAGGTCATGATTCCTTTAGCACTTGAGGTTGAAGAACTCTTATTGAAACAAAGGGTGTTCTCCCGTCCAAGCCTTCGCATGCTTCCTTTTTCTAAAAATAAGATTCATGCAGGGTACGTTGATGGTGAAGTCATTGAAACGATTATAGACCCTATATTTCAAGAACATGGGATCTCAAATATTCGTGATGTTAAAGTACCTTTAGCGATTCCTTCCGTCGATATTTTGACTGGAAAGCTCATCGTATTTGTATCACATCCTGAATTATTCAATGCACATAAGGATTGGATTGTTATATCGGATGTGAAGCTCTCTTTAGCTGTACGTGCATCGTGTAGTTTCCCATTCATCATATCAGCAGTCCCTTATGACAATTACTTACTCACCGATGGTGGTGTAAAAATGAATCTACCTTTGGATCTTGTAGAAGCATATGGTGCAACAAAAACTGTGGCGGTTACCATGCATCAAGACAGTGATTTTACAGAATATGATAGAATTCAACCCCTCGCAAATCGCGTTATGGACTTAATGGCTGGATCTAAAGATGAACTTGTTGTAGGACGTGCTGATGTACATATTAACATTCCACTAAATGACATTTGGGTGTTTGATATTGGTAAAGGCATCGATACGATCACTGCAGGTGAACAGATTATGGAAGAATATCAGAAGTCTTTAGAAACTCTCATAAAGAAACCTACATTTTGGGAGAAGCTATTCAATCTTGTATAA
- a CDS encoding phosphatase PAP2 family protein — protein sequence MELEILNFIQSIRTDILDMFFIVYTTIGNHGEIWFVILGVMACFKKTRLMALAGFIALASEYLLVEGVLKHIFQRPRPFYVNPDIVLMISEPSGYSFPSGHTASSFAVAWTLYMYNAPYKKVWIGLAALMGFSRLYVYVHFPTDVLAGALLGMSIGFVVFKIFERIEEKKRLGI from the coding sequence ATGGAACTTGAGATACTAAATTTTATACAGTCAATAAGAACTGATATACTGGATATGTTCTTTATCGTTTATACAACGATTGGAAACCATGGGGAGATTTGGTTTGTGATTTTAGGGGTTATGGCTTGTTTCAAGAAAACACGCTTGATGGCACTTGCTGGTTTCATCGCATTAGCAAGTGAATATCTTTTAGTAGAAGGTGTTTTGAAACACATATTCCAAAGACCGCGTCCATTTTATGTGAATCCTGACATTGTATTGATGATATCTGAACCCAGTGGATATTCTTTCCCTTCAGGTCACACCGCAAGTTCATTTGCGGTTGCGTGGACGTTATATATGTATAATGCACCGTATAAGAAGGTGTGGATTGGATTGGCAGCTTTGATGGGATTCAGCCGTCTTTATGTATATGTACATTTCCCTACAGATGTTCTTGCAGGGGCTTTATTAGGAATGTCGATTGGATTTGTGGTATTTAAGATATTTGAGAGAATCGAAGAGAAAAAAAGACTGGGTATATAA
- a CDS encoding metal-dependent hydrolase, with product MILTWYGHSCVHIVTSDGVKIIVDPFINGNPTCPVSVDDIDVDYIILTHGHNDHVGDTVEISKRCHAPVIGMVELCDFLEETFQLETIGANIGGKLVGNFGSVKFTQAIHSSSYVHEGKAYYMGLAAGIILDDGATKVYHAGDTAFFGDMAHIGPVDLAFLPIGDKYTMGIEEALKASELIQADTFIPVHYNTFSALKQNPYHYINQLPEANGFVPEIGRPFNESCIYL from the coding sequence ATGATCTTAACTTGGTATGGCCATTCTTGTGTACACATCGTGACAAGTGATGGCGTCAAAATTATTGTCGATCCATTTATTAATGGTAACCCTACCTGTCCTGTTTCGGTAGATGACATTGATGTTGATTATATTATCCTAACCCATGGTCACAATGACCATGTTGGGGATACCGTAGAGATTTCAAAACGTTGTCATGCTCCCGTTATTGGTATGGTAGAGCTCTGTGACTTTTTGGAAGAAACATTCCAGTTGGAAACAATTGGAGCAAACATCGGAGGCAAACTTGTGGGTAACTTTGGCAGTGTTAAGTTCACACAAGCCATTCATAGCTCTTCGTATGTTCATGAAGGCAAAGCCTACTATATGGGTTTAGCTGCTGGCATTATTTTAGATGATGGTGCAACCAAAGTATATCATGCTGGAGACACTGCATTCTTTGGGGATATGGCACATATTGGACCTGTAGACCTTGCCTTTTTACCGATTGGAGATAAGTACACAATGGGAATTGAAGAAGCATTGAAGGCTTCTGAATTAATCCAAGCAGATACCTTTATCCCAGTCCATTACAATACATTCAGCGCCCTCAAACAAAATCCATATCATTACATTAACCAATTACCTGAAGCAAATGGATTTGTTCCAGAAATTGGGCGTCCATTCAACGAGTCTTGTATTTATTTGTAA
- a CDS encoding arsenate reductase family protein — translation MSKPLFIYWPKCSTCRRALDYLNENNIEVETRDIMNENPTKDELKQWFQESGYPIKRFFNTSGFVYRDMGLKDKLGSMSEDEQLDLLASTGRLVRRPILIGDHGIFVGFHKDLYDTLKK, via the coding sequence ATGTCAAAACCATTGTTTATATATTGGCCAAAATGCTCTACCTGCAGACGTGCCCTCGATTACCTAAATGAAAATAATATCGAAGTTGAAACTCGAGATATTATGAACGAAAACCCAACCAAAGACGAACTCAAGCAATGGTTCCAAGAATCGGGTTATCCAATTAAACGATTCTTTAATACTTCTGGTTTTGTGTATCGCGATATGGGTCTTAAAGATAAGCTTGGTTCAATGAGTGAAGATGAGCAACTTGATTTACTCGCTTCCACTGGACGTTTAGTACGTCGCCCAATCCTCATAGGCGACCATGGAATTTTTGTAGGGTTCCACAAAGATTTATACGATACACTTAAAAAATGA
- a CDS encoding YaaA family protein, with translation MIVVLSPTKKQRHRTQHAYTQPLFLFQAQKILELLQSKSHQELKALFKISDKLTASTYDLIHDNHITPALYLYEGEAFKALNPQTFTQETLDYANDHCRIFSSVYGLLRPMDGIQSYRLDFLTPFELNLKELWSGIVTESLNSLNAPIINCASKEFSQLMNRKQISNPIYDIEFLTKKADQPPKILSTHSKHARGLFTRYILENQITTLEGIIQFNLDGYQYTQTHMNTIQFVKEVQ, from the coding sequence ATGATTGTCGTATTATCACCAACAAAGAAACAGCGGCATCGTACACAACACGCGTACACACAACCGCTGTTTTTATTTCAAGCACAAAAGATTCTTGAACTCCTACAATCTAAATCCCATCAAGAACTCAAAGCTCTTTTTAAGATATCCGATAAACTTACTGCATCTACCTATGATCTCATTCATGACAATCACATAACACCTGCATTATATTTATATGAAGGGGAAGCTTTTAAAGCCTTGAATCCCCAGACATTTACACAAGAAACCTTAGATTACGCAAACGATCATTGCCGTATCTTTTCCAGTGTCTATGGTTTATTAAGACCCATGGATGGAATCCAATCGTATCGGCTTGATTTCTTAACACCTTTTGAATTAAACTTAAAGGAGTTATGGTCGGGGATTGTTACTGAGTCACTCAACAGCCTCAACGCGCCAATTATTAACTGTGCCTCGAAAGAGTTCTCACAATTAATGAACCGCAAACAGATATCCAATCCAATCTATGATATTGAATTCTTAACAAAGAAAGCCGATCAACCACCAAAAATCCTCAGCACCCACTCAAAGCATGCGCGGGGTTTATTTACACGCTATATCCTTGAAAATCAAATCACGACGCTTGAAGGTATCATACAGTTTAACCTTGACGGGTATCAATATACACAAACTCACATGAACACCATTCAATTTGTAAAGGAAGTCCAATGA
- a CDS encoding HAD family hydrolase: MAIKALIFDLDNTLINRNESIKPMHEWLVQTFLHDFSLQKQHEALVLLKQWDYYGYVSHETVLRCFSKTYGLDFDIKEVTHTIRTHQGYHAKPLDGALETLEILHKDYILALLTNGSSIGQRLKIDTALTSHQKLFTEILISGDKGVHKPNPQVYEALMKSLNLTPQECVYIGDDLTNDIIAPMKLGMKAIRMNHCNLETTSLTVEINHISALLDLDFDAL, from the coding sequence ATGGCAATAAAAGCCCTTATATTTGATTTAGATAATACACTGATTAACCGTAATGAGTCCATCAAACCCATGCATGAATGGTTAGTTCAAACATTTTTACATGACTTCTCTTTACAGAAGCAACATGAAGCACTCGTTTTGTTGAAGCAATGGGATTATTATGGCTATGTATCCCATGAAACTGTGTTACGCTGTTTTAGTAAAACCTATGGACTTGACTTTGATATTAAGGAAGTTACTCATACCATTCGAACGCATCAAGGATATCATGCAAAACCATTGGATGGTGCGCTTGAAACACTTGAAATACTTCACAAAGACTATATCCTTGCACTGCTTACAAACGGATCTTCCATTGGACAACGTCTCAAAATTGATACGGCACTCACATCCCATCAAAAGCTATTCACGGAAATCTTAATATCTGGGGATAAAGGGGTTCATAAACCAAATCCTCAGGTCTATGAAGCGCTTATGAAGTCTTTAAATCTGACACCCCAAGAATGTGTCTACATTGGTGATGATCTGACAAACGATATCATTGCCCCGATGAAATTGGGAATGAAGGCCATTCGTATGAATCATTGCAATTTAGAAACCACTTCACTAACCGTTGAAATCAATCACATAAGCGCATTGCTTGATCTTGATTTTGATGCTCTTTAA
- a CDS encoding MerR family transcriptional regulator, whose translation MNLKIKDVADACGISVASVRNYETYGLIPSPSRGTNNYRVYTKRHVNHLHCVLSMRAGFSRPEILEIMQNLRKGDVNQVLLLCASKQRNLMNALDQANQTMAYLNNTDINVSLRLPKPVSIQKASELTGVSVTTLRHWEHEGLLNPHRNRNNNYRSYDQSLISRIMIIKIIRSAVWSLEEVRKTLLQFEDKDPKTVLSITLDAIQYLHRLNIHQHQGIHAVYTLLLQEGLVDEQYHHDYTFKFNVTL comes from the coding sequence ATGAATCTAAAAATAAAAGATGTTGCGGATGCATGTGGTATCAGTGTCGCAAGTGTGCGAAACTACGAGACCTATGGTCTCATTCCATCCCCATCACGTGGCACTAACAATTATCGTGTCTATACCAAACGCCATGTCAATCATTTACACTGCGTCTTATCGATGCGTGCAGGATTTTCACGGCCAGAAATCCTGGAAATTATGCAAAATCTTCGTAAGGGCGATGTGAACCAGGTCTTATTGCTGTGCGCATCGAAACAACGAAACCTGATGAATGCCTTAGACCAAGCCAATCAAACCATGGCATACCTAAACAATACCGATATCAATGTATCGCTTCGTCTACCTAAACCTGTCTCCATTCAAAAAGCGTCTGAACTGACCGGTGTTTCTGTCACAACATTAAGGCATTGGGAACATGAAGGACTCCTGAATCCACATAGAAATCGGAACAATAATTATCGAAGTTATGATCAGTCCCTCATTTCACGGATTATGATTATCAAAATCATTCGAAGTGCAGTCTGGTCCTTAGAAGAAGTCAGAAAAACACTCCTTCAATTTGAAGATAAAGATCCAAAAACTGTGTTAAGTATTACATTGGATGCGATTCAATACTTGCATCGTCTTAACATCCATCAACATCAAGGGATTCACGCAGTTTATACACTTTTACTTCAAGAAGGGCTTGTTGATGAACAATATCATCATGACTATACATTCAAATTTAACGTTACACTTTAA
- a CDS encoding ATP-binding cassette domain-containing protein — MTQTLKLIGMTENNLKHLDLEIEKNKITVFTGVSGSGKSSIVFDTIANEATRQMNQTYSAFIQGFLPKFEKPHVDSIENLNPAIIIDQKRLGGNSRSTLGTITDINAHLRLLFSRIAIPSIGAGHVYSFNDPHGMCSECEGIGKIVRPRFEKLIDMTKSLNDGAILFPQFDTQSWYFQVYKSTGWFDMDLPLNQFPEDKLQLLLYGESQKVTIQGLFGDKPSKMEYQGVITRFKKSFIQRDLSEHSKKTQELLQAYTEYSSCDVCHGTRYNEKVLNSRIDGRNIFDVTDLELHDLKPFLETCMNYAEVKPIVQEALNRVNQLIAMNLGYLTLTRETSTLSGGESQRVKMMKHLSSSLNGLLYIFDEPSVGLHPRDVQNLNHMLRGLRDKGNTVLVVEHDRDVIKVADTIVDIGPHAGSHGGEICYHGDYNGFLSSNTLTGTFIKHLPEFKSTPRQYTSCFTLEHCTTNNLKNITVAIPKNVLTVVTGVAGSGKSSLIHQEFLNKYPESIVVDQKPLRASPRSNLMTYTSMFDKVRDLYAKENHVEKSLFSFNSKGKCPQCEGRGVIYTDLAFMEGVSTVCPECEGRRYDNAVLQYKYKGKDITEISNLTVEDALEFFVTPSIVKILKTLMDVGVHYLTLGQPLDTLSGGECQRIKLASELHRSGNIYILDEPTTGLHMSDIEQFMKIIDHLVDNGSTVIIIEHSVEVMRHADYLIDLGPQAGSEGGEIVYEGIPIHISTSTRSITKEYITD; from the coding sequence ATGACACAAACATTAAAACTTATCGGTATGACCGAAAACAATCTAAAGCATTTAGACTTAGAAATTGAGAAAAACAAAATTACTGTATTTACAGGCGTCTCTGGATCAGGTAAATCATCCATTGTTTTTGATACGATTGCGAATGAAGCAACGCGTCAAATGAATCAAACGTATTCAGCATTTATACAAGGCTTTCTACCTAAGTTTGAAAAACCACATGTTGATTCCATTGAAAACCTTAATCCTGCAATTATCATTGATCAAAAAAGGTTGGGAGGAAACTCTCGTTCTACCTTAGGAACCATCACTGATATTAATGCGCACTTACGCTTGTTATTTTCACGAATCGCAATACCCTCTATAGGTGCCGGTCATGTTTACTCATTCAATGATCCCCATGGCATGTGTTCTGAATGCGAAGGCATTGGGAAAATAGTACGGCCACGTTTTGAAAAACTCATTGATATGACCAAATCACTGAACGATGGAGCTATTCTTTTTCCCCAATTTGATACACAATCATGGTACTTCCAAGTATATAAATCTACGGGTTGGTTTGATATGGATCTTCCACTCAATCAATTTCCTGAAGATAAGCTTCAGCTGTTATTATATGGTGAAAGTCAAAAGGTCACAATTCAAGGACTCTTTGGAGATAAACCTTCTAAAATGGAATATCAAGGCGTGATTACTCGGTTTAAGAAAAGTTTTATCCAAAGAGATTTAAGTGAGCACTCAAAGAAAACACAAGAACTACTCCAAGCATACACTGAATATTCGTCATGTGATGTATGTCATGGAACACGCTACAACGAAAAGGTATTAAATTCTAGGATTGATGGCAGAAACATCTTTGATGTCACAGACCTTGAACTCCATGACTTAAAGCCATTTCTAGAAACCTGTATGAACTATGCAGAAGTGAAACCCATCGTCCAAGAAGCGTTAAATCGTGTCAATCAACTGATTGCGATGAATCTGGGTTATCTTACTTTAACACGTGAAACAAGTACTTTATCGGGTGGAGAATCACAACGCGTTAAAATGATGAAACACTTATCAAGCAGTCTTAATGGTTTATTGTATATCTTTGATGAACCCAGTGTTGGCCTTCACCCTCGTGATGTACAAAACCTGAATCATATGTTACGAGGGCTTAGAGACAAAGGAAATACGGTTCTTGTTGTTGAACATGACCGTGATGTAATTAAGGTCGCAGATACGATTGTTGACATCGGACCTCACGCTGGCTCACATGGTGGTGAAATCTGTTATCACGGGGATTATAATGGGTTTCTATCATCAAATACCTTAACAGGCACCTTCATCAAGCACCTACCAGAATTTAAATCAACACCTCGTCAATACACTTCGTGTTTTACGTTAGAACACTGTACAACAAATAACTTAAAAAATATAACGGTAGCCATTCCAAAGAATGTTTTGACAGTTGTAACCGGTGTTGCTGGTTCTGGAAAATCATCGTTGATCCATCAAGAATTTCTCAATAAATATCCAGAAAGTATCGTGGTGGACCAAAAGCCATTAAGAGCATCACCCCGTTCCAACCTTATGACATATACAAGTATGTTTGATAAAGTTAGAGATCTTTATGCAAAAGAGAATCATGTGGAGAAATCATTGTTTAGCTTTAACTCTAAAGGAAAATGTCCACAGTGTGAGGGACGAGGCGTGATTTATACCGATCTTGCTTTCATGGAAGGTGTCTCAACAGTATGTCCTGAATGCGAAGGAAGACGCTATGATAATGCAGTACTCCAGTATAAATATAAAGGCAAAGACATCACAGAAATCAGCAATCTCACAGTAGAGGATGCATTGGAGTTCTTCGTTACACCATCAATCGTGAAGATTTTGAAAACACTCATGGATGTTGGGGTTCATTACCTTACTTTAGGTCAACCCCTTGATACACTCTCTGGTGGTGAGTGTCAGCGAATTAAGCTTGCCAGTGAATTGCATCGAAGTGGAAACATCTATATTCTTGATGAACCCACAACAGGTCTCCATATGTCCGATATCGAACAATTCATGAAGATCATTGACCATTTGGTTGATAATGGCAGTACAGTAATCATTATTGAGCACAGCGTTGAAGTCATGCGGCATGCAGATTATCTCATAGATTTAGGCCCACAAGCAGGATCTGAAGGTGGAGAAATCGTGTATGAAGGCATTCCAATTCATATCAGCACCAGTACACGATCGATTACGAAAGAATACATTACCGACTGA
- the rplA gene encoding 50S ribosomal protein L1, with the protein MAKISKNRKKVLELVDRTQSYPVQDALKIAREANFVKFDPAVEVSFFLNVDPRHADQQIRGAMVLPNGTGRSQKVLVVTQGAKEQEAKDAGADFVGGKEILEDIQKGWFEFDVIVATPDMMGELGKLGRVLGPKGLMPNPKTGTVTMDVAKAVEEIKKGKVEYRVDKDGNINVMIGKLSFTDEALQENYKAIHDTIVKARPAAVKGAFIKNLVLSTSMGPGIKLNIER; encoded by the coding sequence ATGGCTAAAATTTCAAAGAATCGTAAAAAAGTTCTTGAGCTAGTTGATCGTACTCAATCATATCCAGTTCAAGACGCATTAAAAATTGCACGTGAAGCAAATTTCGTAAAATTCGACCCAGCTGTTGAAGTATCATTCTTCTTGAATGTTGACCCTCGTCATGCTGACCAACAAATCCGTGGTGCTATGGTACTACCAAATGGTACAGGTCGTTCACAAAAAGTATTAGTAGTAACTCAAGGTGCTAAAGAACAAGAAGCAAAAGATGCAGGTGCAGATTTTGTGGGTGGTAAAGAAATCCTTGAAGACATCCAAAAAGGATGGTTTGAATTTGATGTTATCGTAGCAACTCCAGATATGATGGGTGAGCTTGGTAAATTGGGGCGTGTATTAGGACCTAAAGGTTTAATGCCTAACCCTAAAACAGGAACTGTAACAATGGATGTTGCAAAAGCTGTTGAAGAAATCAAAAAAGGTAAAGTTGAATACCGTGTTGACAAAGATGGTAACATTAATGTTATGATCGGTAAATTATCATTCACTGATGAAGCTTTACAAGAAAACTACAAAGCAATCCACGATACAATCGTTAAGGCACGTCCAGCTGCTGTAAAAGGTGCATTCATTAAGAATCTAGTACTTTCTACATCAATGGGTCCTGGTATCAAATTAAACATCGAACGTTAA
- the rplK gene encoding 50S ribosomal protein L11 has product MSKRIARIVKLQFPAGGARPGPALAGVGINMPQFCSAFNDASRERGNDIVPVEITVYDDKSFNFVLKTTPAAVMLKRVAGVPSGAATPSKQVVATITVDQLREVAEYKMPDLNAVDIEGAMAIIAGTAKNMGIKIEGYEGK; this is encoded by the coding sequence GTGAGTAAAAGAATTGCAAGAATTGTTAAATTACAATTCCCTGCTGGTGGCGCAAGACCTGGACCTGCATTAGCTGGTGTTGGGATCAATATGCCTCAGTTCTGTTCAGCGTTTAACGATGCAAGTCGTGAACGTGGAAATGATATCGTACCTGTTGAAATTACAGTATATGACGATAAATCATTTAACTTTGTATTAAAAACTACACCTGCTGCTGTTATGTTGAAGCGTGTTGCTGGTGTACCATCAGGTGCTGCAACACCGAGCAAACAAGTTGTTGCTACAATTACTGTAGACCAACTACGCGAAGTTGCAGAATACAAAATGCCAGACTTAAACGCAGTTGATATTGAAGGAGCAATGGCAATCATTGCTGGAACTGCAAAGAATATGGGTATTAAAATAGAAGGGTATGAAGGTAAGTAA
- a CDS encoding HipA domain-containing protein: MVFNIMCRNQDDHVENISFVKDRRGTWSLFPAYDVTIAYNPNGTWTAMHQMVINGKRSQFNIEDLLQSARAMNISQHHALRIIEEVKQATMRWSEFS, translated from the coding sequence ATGGTGTTTAATATTATGTGTCGAAATCAAGATGATCACGTTGAGAATATTTCTTTCGTAAAGGATCGAAGGGGAACGTGGTCTTTATTTCCTGCTTATGATGTAACCATTGCTTACAATCCCAATGGTACTTGGACAGCGATGCATCAGATGGTGATAAATGGTAAGAGAAGTCAATTCAATATAGAAGATTTATTACAGTCAGCGCGAGCAATGAATATAAGTCAACATCATGCCTTACGCATCATCGAGGAAGTAAAACAAGCAACGATGCGGTGGTCAGAGTTTTCTTAA